One genomic region from Balaenoptera musculus isolate JJ_BM4_2016_0621 chromosome X, mBalMus1.pri.v3, whole genome shotgun sequence encodes:
- the DUSP21 gene encoding dual specificity protein phosphatase 21: MTTPPCPLLAQAVGQPSVHGLSQITSSLYISNGVEASNELMLSTNHITTVINVSVEVANACFEGIQYVHVPVVDAPTTHLYDFFDPIADHIHSVEMKQGRTLLHCAAGVSRSATLCLAYLMKYHSMPLLDAYLWTKLCRPIIRPNIGFWEQLIHYEFKLFGKNTVHMISSPVGMIPDIYEKRSV; encoded by the coding sequence ATGACAACACCGCCGTGTCCCCTCCTGGCTCAGGCTGTCGGGCAGCCCTCGGTCCATGGCCTCTCCCAGATAACCAGCAGTCTATACATCAGCAATGGGGTGGAAGCCAGCAATGAACTCATGCTGTCTACTAACCACATCACGACAGTCATCAACGTGTCGGTGGAGGTGGCCAACGCGTGCTTCGAAGGCATCCAGTACGTACACGTGCCGGTGGTAGATGCTCCCACCACGCACCTCTACGACTTTTTTGACCCTATTGCAGATCACATCCACAGCGTGGAAATGAAGCAGGGCCGAACGCTGCTGCACTGCGCCGCCGGGGTGAGCCGCTCTGCCACCCTCTGCCTCGCGTACCTCATGAAGTACCACTCCATGCCGCTGCTGGACGCCTACTTGTGGACCAAGTTATGCCGCCCCATCATCCGGCCCAACATCGGCTTTTGGGAACAGCTTATCCATTATGAATTCAAGCTGTTCGGCAAGAACACCGTTCACATGATCAGTTCTCCGGTGGGTATGATTCCAGACATCTACGAGAAAAGGTCTGTTTGA